ACATATTTTAGCAACTTTAGTATTTCTTTTTTTTCATTTTCTATTATTTTTTCTATCTTTTTTAAATTTTTATTCTTTTCTTTATTTTTTTCAATACATCTTTTTATTGCATATTTTAAACTTTCCTTATTTTCTTCATCATAAAAACTTATAAAATCCTTATATGGAGAATTTAAAGCGGCTTCCATTTTTGTCGAAACAATACATTTTCCTAATGATGCATAATATGTAATTTTTGAAGGAAATGAGACTTTAGAAAATTTTGATTTCGCAGGTTGAGGATTTAAGCAAATATCAACATTTTCTATTATAAATTTTTTATACTCAGAATCTTTTAAAATTCCTAAATATTTTATATTTTTATTTTTTTTGTAATTCTAATTAATTTATCTTTTAAAGGTCCATCACCTGTTATGTATAATTTATAATTTTTATTTTCTTTTATTAATTCATTAAATATACTAATAAAAATTAAATAAACCTCTCTCTTCATCAATTCTTCCTGAATATAATAGAATATTATTATTTTTATTTTTTCCCAAATCATTTATATTATTAAAAATAAACGGATAACCATAACTTAACACTATAGGAGAACTATTATTTATATTTCTTATAAAGCTCTTTATTTCTGTAGAACATGTAATAAACCCTTCAGCTTTTTTTATACCTAAAATTTCTAAGAAACGAAAAAACTTAAATTTTTTACTAAAAAAACTATAAATTTCTTCAAACTCAATTATTAATTTAAATTTTTTAATTTTTTTAGCTAATAATATAGGAAAGGCTATTTCAGGTCTAAAATTATATGTTATTATAATATCATCTTCTTTTATATTAAATAACAAAAAGAAAAACAAATTAATAATTGAAAAAATATAATTTAATGGAAAAAATAAGACTATATTACCCAAATAAACTTCTTTATAATTCTCGTTTTTATAAATTTTTTTAAAATAAATTCCTTTTTTTTTAGGTATTGCTACTGAAATAAAATTAGTTCTTTCATTTTTATTAAAAATATTTAATAAATATTTTGTCCTATTTTGTCCAGCTAAAGAAATTTGAGATTTCTCCAATTTTATTATTTTATTTGATATAATTGTATTAGATATATAATATAGCAAAATCATTCCTCCAATATTTTTATTTTCAGTAAAAGACCTATTTTAAAATTTACATTCTATTTTTTGTTTATTGAAAAATTTATCATATTTTAAAATAAATAAATAAATCCAAAAAGAATAAAAAGCATAACTATCAAATTGAATATATATATATGACATTATTAAAAATATGGTTATTTTTCTTGATTTTAAACTTTTAACAAAAAGATTAAAAAATAATATTAAAAAAAAGATTATTCCAAATTCACTTATTAATCTAATAGGCATAGAAAATAGTTGATTTGGGTTGCGATATTTTAATGCTAAAATTTCATTTAAATACTCATTTTTATATTCTTGGTATGCACCTAAATAACCCTTTTTTAAAAAATATGAAGAATTTCCTGTTCCTTTTCCTATTAATGCTATTAAAGGATCTTGTAGATAACCTTTTATTGACGAATTAATTCTAAAATACCTCGAAGCTAAGGAGGCATCGGCATATATACCATAATCAATGATCTTCTTAATTCTCAAATTATAAGTTAATACATTTTCTAAATCCGAATAAAAAAACATAATTAATGCTAAGAAAATAAACATTAAAATTATATTATAGGATTTTTTAATATTTATTTTGGTTATTAATAATATTATACTTATAAAAAATAAATCTACAAAAAATCTAGTAGACGATTTTGATACAAAGGTTATAATAACATAAAAGGAAATTAAATATAATATTCTTTTTTTTTCATTTTTGTAATATTTTCCGTCTAAACTAAAAAATAATATCAATAAAATTCCAAAAACATGAGGGGAAATAAAAGATGGTTCAGTAAAACCAAATGAAACACGTGGATAATATCTTTTTTCAAATATTTCTTGAAATTTTATAATATATATAATTTGGAACCTTAACGCTATATATTTTAATATTCCATACATTAAAGAAAAACTATACCCCATTATTAATATTTTCAAATCTCTTTTTAAAGAATATTTTTTTAGTATATATCTATCATATAAACTCAAGTAAAATGCAAAACCCAAAATTAAAGATATTATTGAATCAAGCAGATTTCCTACATCCACATTATAAAATATATCATTTAAAAAAGTGTATAAAATCATAAAATATATAATACTGAATATTTTTAAATTATTAAATAGCGAAATTACAAGAGATTTATAATCTAAAATTATATATATAAAAAAAATTATCGGTGAAATTGCTGCCCATCCATTTGATGGCGCAAAAAAAAGATTATCAAATGCTATAAAAAATATACCTATTTTAAATATTAAATTTCTTAATTTCATAAAACCCTCCAACAAATTTTATCCATAATATTGACATTATCATTATTAAAAATATCTATTTCTCTATATTTTGTCTGTAATTTCATATGAAAATGGTATATCTGAAGTTAATATTATTATTTTATGCAATTTTGCTTCTAACAAAAGCAAAAGTAACACAAAAATTTTTATATTAAAAAGGAAAGAACAAAACTGATTTTGTATATAAATAAAAAACTCTCTTCCTAGAATTTTTCCTATAAATTTTATAGAAAAATTATATTTATTTCATCTCTTAAATTTAAACTATATTTATTTTCATTATTTTATAATTTTTGTATTGAACACCTCTTACAAGATAAAAAAGATTTTTAATTTTTCATCAGTTGGTACAAAAATTTGCTTAACTTTAATATTTATTTTAGGTGGAATAACTACAATTTTTTTAGGATTTGCTTCTGTTTTTTCCATATAAGATTTTCTAAACCATTTAGTTTGTACAATCCTTATTAGCTTTTTATAAACTTAAAAATTTGTTTACTAATTATATTTTAATAAATCCAAAATAATCTATTTTCTTTAAAAGAAAATTTGTATTCGAAAAAAAGAAGAGGTTGATGTACATATACTATTTGAAATATATTAGTATATGGAACCATCATATTTGGCAAAGAAAAAATTTTATCTATTTTTGCTCATGTAGGTCACTTTTTTTATTTTATTACACTATTTCCTTGTTAACTTTTCGGTGCCCACTTTTTGCTGGTCAAATTCAATAGTTTGTCTCCCAAAAATAACTCAAAAAATTGTTTTGATATAAAACTAAACAAAATTATATTTTCCATATTATTATCACCAACTATTTTCATTTAAAATATGCTTATATAAATTAATCTGATCTTTAACAACTTTTTCTTCTTCATATTCTTTTGCCAACTTCAAACAATTATTAACTAAAAAATCATATTTTTCAAAATTATAAGATTTTTTTATTACATCTACAAAGTTTTGTTTATCGAATATAATAAAACCATTCCACCCATCTTTTATAAAATCTTTTCTTGTTCCAATATTATATCCTATAACTGGTGTTCCCAATTGAAAAGCTTCTATTATTGTTAAACCAAATGTTTCATACCATATTGATGATTGAACCAAAAACTTAGCCTTTTTTATAAACTTTTTAATTTTTTCATTTTCAATTCTACCTAAATAAATTATATTTTCAGAAGTATTCATTTCTACATACGTTTTTAAGGGACCATCACCAATTATAGTAAGTACATAATTTTTAGGTAATTTTTTCCAATTTTCTATAAGCTCTTTAATTCCTTTACTCTCATCTAATCTTCCAATAAATAAATAACCATTTTTCTTTACATTTTGAATTTCATTGCTTGAATCCAACGGAACATTAAAATTAGGTTTTATGATAATTTTATTTCTATCTAATCCCAAAGATATTACCTTATTTTTTTGGAATTCTGTTAATACAAAAAAATAATCAATGTATTTCATCATATCATTTTTTCTGTAAAAATAGAATGCACTTTCCGCTATAAAACTTTGTATAGTCGAATTACGATAACATTTGTGTTTTATCGCATCTAAATTAAATTTTTTCACTGCACATTTTTCACAAATTCCTTTGCCATCTCTATATAAAGTTCCTTTAATACACCACCATCTATAATTATGTAAAGTATGTATAACTTTTGCTCCTGCATCTTTTGCAGCTTTAAAAATACTTGGTGAAAGCATTGGAAAAAAATTATGTATATGTACTATATCTATCTTATTCTTTATGATAATCTCTTTTATTATTTTATAATATTTTTTTGAGAAAAATATGTTTTTTGCTAATTCCATATATTTTATATTATCATTCGAAACTTCATATGAAAAAACATTTTTTTTCCCAAGAAAACTTTCTAGAGCATTTAGTTCTCTATTAAAAACTATATCTTCTCCTCCAATATTTTTATTTTTATATCTATTATGAATAAGTAATATCTTCATCTTAATCCTCCACAATCACTTTCAAAACTTTCCCAATCCCCTCACTCAACTCAACCCTATACTTCCAACCTAATTCATGCAACTTTGAAACATCAAGCAACTTCCTTGGTGTTCCATCTGGTTTTGTTGTGTCGTGGATTATTTCTCCTGTGTATCCTACTGTTTCTTTTATTAACTCTGCCAATTCTTTTATTGTTATATCTTTTCCTGTTCCTATATTTACGAAATAATCTGATGATATTTTTTTCATTTCTTCTGCTTCTATATTTTGCATTAGATATACACATGCATCTGCCATGTCATCTACGTATAAGAATTCCCTATATACTTCTCCTGTTCCCCATAAGGTTATACTTTCTTTTGTTATTCCCAATTGTTTTAATGTTTTTATTATTGATTCTTTATTATCTAAATCTATTGTTTTATCTAATCCAAATCCTAATGGATATTTTTCTATGTTTTCTTTTATTTTTTCATAGTTTTCTTCTTCTAATTGTTTCCCTAAATAGAATTTTCTTATTAATGCTGGTAATACATGTGATGTTTCTAGATTGAAATTATCATTTGGTCCATATAAGTTTGTTGGCATTACGCTCATGAAATTTGTTCCATATTGTTCGTTGAAATATCTCACCATTTTTATTGCTGATATTTTTGCTATTGCATATGGTTCATTTGTTGGTTCTAGTTCTCCTGTTAATAGATATTCTTCTTTCATTGGTTGTTTTGCATATTTTGGATATATGCATGATGAGCCAAGGTTTAGTAGTTTTTTTACTCCATATCTATATGATGCTTCTATTACGTTTGCTGCTATCATTATGTTTTGATATATAAAGTCTGCTTTGTACGTGTCATTTGCAAGTATTCCTCCTACTTTTGCTGCTGCTAGGAATACGTATTCTGGTTTTTCTTTTTCAAAGAATTCTCTTGTTGCTTTTTGGTCTGTTAAATCTAATTCTTTATGTGTTCTTGTTATTATGTTTGTATATCCTTTTTTTTGTAATTTTTTCATTATTGCTGATCCTACTAATCCCCTATGACCAGCTACGTATATTTTTGCATTTTTTTCCAACTCATTCATCCCCTTGTTTATTTTAGTTGTTATTGATTATTATTTGTTATTTTTTCTATTTTTTATTTTGTTATTATTCTTTTATCCATTCGTTTCTATGTTTTTCTTTTATCGCTAATCCCAAATCATATTCTGTCATTATTTTTACTAGTTCTTCAAAGCTTGTTTCTGGTTCCCAGCCTAATTGTTTTTTTGCTTTTGTCGGATCTCCAAGCAATATATCTACTTCTGTTGGCCTGAAGTATTTTGGATCTACTGCTATTATTTCCTGTCCTTCTTTTAGATGTTCTGTATTTATTTTAAATTCTTTTAGGTCTGGATGTTTTTCTTTTAGTTTTTCTATTATTTCTTTTGTTTTGTTTCTATCTATTTTTTTGATTATTCCCTTTTCGTTTATTCCTTCACCTTGCCATTTTATTTCTATTCCAAGAGTTTCAAATGTTTTTTCACAGAATTCTCTTACTTCATGTGTTTCTCCTGTGGCTAATACATAGTCATCTGGTCTTTCTTGTTGTAGTATCATCCACATTCCTTTTACATAATCTTTTGCATATCCCCAGTCTCTTTTGGCGCTTAAATTACCAAGGTATAGTTTTTTCTGATTTCCTACTAATATCCTTGTTGCTGCCCTTGTTATTTTTCTTGTTACAAATGTTTCTCCTCTTCTTTCTGATTCATGATTAAATAGTATTCCATTACATGCAAACATGTTATATGCTTCTCTGTAATTTACTGTTATCCAATATGCATATAATTTTGCAACTGCATATGGACTTCTTGGATAAAATGGTGTTTTTTCGTTTTGCGGTATTTCCTGTACTTTTCCGTATAATTCAGATGTACTTGCTTGATAGAACTTTACTTTTTTTTCTAATCCAAGCAAATGTATTGCTTCTAATATTCTTAATGTTCCTAATGCATCTGAATTTGCTGTGTATTCTGGTAATTCAAAACTTACTTTTACATGACTTTGTGCTGCTAAATTATATATTTCATCTGGTTGTATTTGCTGTATTAATCTTATTATATTTGTTGAGTCTGTTAAGTCATTATAATGAAGAAATAATTTTGTATTTTTTTCATGTGGATCTTTATATATATGGTCTATTCTTTTTGTGTTGAAACTACTTGATCTTCTGATGAATCCATGCACTTCATATCCTTTTTCCAATAAATATTCTGCTAAATAACTTCCATCCTGTCCTGTTATTCCAGTTATTATTGCGGTTTTCATTAAGTTAACTCCTTTCTTGAACGTATTTTAGCAACTTTAGTATTTCTTTTTTTTCATTTTCTATTATTTTTTCTATCTTTTTTAAATTTTTATTCTTTTCTTTATTTTTTTCAATACATCTTTTTATTGCATATTTTAAACTTTCCTTATTTTCTTCATCATAAAAACTTATAAAATCCTTATATGGAGAATTTAAAGCGGCTTCCATTTTTGTCGAAACAATACATTTTCCTAATGATGCATAATATGTAATTTTTGAAGGAAATGAGACTTTAGAAAATTTTGATTTCGCAGGTTGAGGATTTAAGCAAATATCAACATTTTCTATTATAAATTTTTTATACTCAGAATCTTTTAAAATTCCTAAATATTTTATATTTTTATTTTTTTTGTAATTCTAATTAATTTATCTTTTAAAGGTCCATCACCTGTTATGTATAATTTATAATTTTTATTTTCTTTTATTAATTCATTAAATATACTAATAAAATTAAATAAACCTCTCTCTTCATCAATTCTTCCTGAATATAATAGAATATTATTATTTTTATTTTTTCCCAAATCATTTATATTATTAAAAATAAACGGATAACCATAACTTAACACTATAGGAGAACTATTATTTATATTTCTTATAAAGCTCTTTATTTCTGTAGAACATGTAATAAACCCTTCAGCTTTTTTTATACCTAAAATTTCTAAGAAACGAAAAAACTTAAATTTTTTACTAAAAAAACTATAAATTTCTTCAAACTCAATTATTAATTTAAATTTTTTAATTTTTTTAGCTAATAATATAGGAAAGGCTATTTCAGGTCTAAAATTATATGTTATTATAATATCATCTTCTTTTATATTAAATAACAAAAAGAAAAACAAATTAATAATTGAAAAAATATAATTTAATGGAAAAAATAAGACTATATTACCCAAATAAACTTCTTTATAATTCTCGTTTTTATAAATTTTTTTAAAATAAATTCCTTTTTTTTTAGGTATTGCTACTGAAATAAAATTAGTTCTTTCATTTTTATTAAAAATATTTAATAAATATTTTGTCCTATTTTGTCCAGCTAAAGAAATTTGAGATTTCTCCAATTTTATTATTTTATTTGATATAATTGTATTAGATATATAATATAGCAAAATCATTCCTCCAATATTTTTATTTTCAGTAAAAGACCTATTTTAAAATTTACATTCTATTTTTTGTTTATTGAAAAATTTATCATATTTTAAAATAAATAAATAAATCCAAAAAGAATAAAAAGCATAACTATCAAATTGAATATATATATATATGACATTACCAAAAATATATACACTTATCCTAAAATTTGGGACAGTCTAACTTTAACTAAAAAAATAGCATTTCAAGTTATGTTACTTTTTTCTAACAATTTTAGAACTTCATCTTCTTTTTCTTGGAGAGTTAGATAATTTATTGAACTGTGTATTATCTTTCTGTTGTAGAATTATTCTATACATTCATTGAATTCAACAATATTGATGATATTTATAATTACTATATTTCATGTATCTATTTTTATAATAATCTCAGACCTCACGGCTCTTTAAAATACTTTACTCCTGATTTTGTATTCATGCTTTTTAATCACAAACTTAATAACATTGACTCTGATAATAATTTTTCAATTAAATTCGATGATTTTTTCATCACTATGAAAAAATGACTTTTTCTTATTTCTTCTCTAATTTTCAGGTGTAAAACCGCAGTTTATTCTTTTCTTTCACTTCTTCTTTTATCTTAACATTTCTTATCAAATATCTTTGGAAGAACCAATTTATTTTATTCTTTACAACTTGAATTTAGCTAAAAAACAACTCTTTAATGTTACTTTTTCTAACAAATTTATTACTTCATCTTTTTTTATTTATTATTGCTAACTTAGAATATCCATATTCTAACCCTAAATATAAAAATATTATATCTGATATTCTCTCAGCATAAAATGCTAAAGTGCCTAAATTTATTAAATACCAATTTATCAAAAAAATATAAGATATTATTTTATATCTGCTTGTTTTAAATATTTCCCAAAATAAATAAATATAGAATATTGATTGGAATATTAAATTAATAACTCCTCCAAAATTTAACATATAATTAAAACCACTATCCCATAAACCGTAATTAAATAAAGTATATGGTGTTTTTAAGAAACCAACGCCATGCCAAAAATTATTATTTATTATATATCTTATATTTTGAGCTACAATATTGTATCCTCTTCCAGCAAGAGGATCGTTTAATATTATAGATTTACTTCTTAATAATAACGTGTAAAAATATTTCGAGTTAAAATTTTTCAAAGTAACAAAAACAAATATAACAAAAAATATTCCACAACAAATATATATAATATTTTTAAATTTAAATTTTTTCTTTATACTATATTTAGTATTGATTTTATACTTATAGTAATACTCCATTAAGATAAATGGTACCGATAAATAAAAGACCTTAGTATTAGCAAATACTCCAATTAATAAAATCAAAAACTTATAAAATTCATTATAATCATAATATATTGCTATATACATATAAAAAACAAACCATATTCCTGCAGTATATGTCATTCCAAAAATACCTGGAAATCTAATATTTGAAATAGCTTCTAAATTTAATTTATAATATTCTACTAAAAAAATATTATAAAAATTATGTATTCCATATATAAAACTAAACAATACATTAAAAAAAGATATTATAAAAACCAATAATATAGAGATTTTAAAAAATAAATGCATTGTTTGTTTTTTAAAATGAAAATATTTTATCCCAAAATATCCAAAAAGAAGATAAAAAAAGGTTTTAAAATATTTTGTGCTTCTTTTATAAAATTCGAAAAATTAATCATATATAGTTCGCTATTATTTAAATTTAACAATGTTGAAAACAAAGGAAAAAAAATAGATATATTTAGAGCCCCAAAAACTATACATCCGAATTTTTTATCTATTTTCCTATGCAAAATAAGTAAATATATAGAAAAAATAGGAATTAATAATTGAT
This is a stretch of genomic DNA from Marinitoga piezophila KA3. It encodes these proteins:
- a CDS encoding glycosyltransferase, with protein sequence MLYYISNTIISNKIIKLEKSQISLAGQNRTKYLLNIFNKNERTNFISVAIPKKKGIYFKKIYKNENYKEVYLGNIVLFFPLNYIFSIINLFFFLLFNIKEDDIIITYNFRPEIAFPILLAKKIKKFKLIIEFEEIYSFFSKKFKFFRFLEILGIKKAEGFITCSTEIKSFIRNINNSSPIVLSYGYPFIFNNINDLGKNKNNNILLYSGRIDEERGLFNFISIFNELIKENKNYKLYITGDGPLKDKLIRITKKIKI
- a CDS encoding glycosyl transferase codes for the protein MLYYISNTIISNKIIKLEKSQISLAGQNRTKYLLNIFNKNERTNFISVAIPKKKGIYFKKIYKNENYKEVYLGNIVLFFPLNYIFSIINLFFFLLFNIKEDDIIITYNFRPEIAFPILLAKKIKKFKLIIEFEEIYSFFSKKFKFFRFLEILGIKKAEGFITCSTEIKSFIRNINNSSPIVLSYGYPFIFNNINDLGKNKNNNILLYSGRIDEERGLFNFY
- a CDS encoding glycosyltransferase produces the protein MKILLIHNRYKNKNIGGEDIVFNRELNALESFLGKKNVFSYEVSNDNIKYMELAKNIFFSKKYYKIIKEIIIKNKIDIVHIHNFFPMLSPSIFKAAKDAGAKVIHTLHNYRWWCIKGTLYRDGKGICEKCAVKKFNLDAIKHKCYRNSTIQSFIAESAFYFYRKNDMMKYIDYFFVLTEFQKNKVISLGLDRNKIIIKPNFNVPLDSSNEIQNVKKNGYLFIGRLDESKGIKELIENWKKLPKNYVLTIIGDGPLKTYVEMNTSENIIYLGRIENEKIKKFIKKAKFLVQSSIWYETFGLTIIEAFQLGTPVIGYNIGTRKDFIKDGWNGFIIFDKQNFVDVIKKSYNFEKYDFLVNNCLKLAKEYEEEKVVKDQINLYKHILNENSW
- the gmd gene encoding GDP-mannose 4,6-dehydratase, with translation MKTAIITGITGQDGSYLAEYLLEKGYEVHGFIRRSSSFNTKRIDHIYKDPHEKNTKLFLHYNDLTDSTNIIRLIQQIQPDEIYNLAAQSHVKVSFELPEYTANSDALGTLRILEAIHLLGLEKKVKFYQASTSELYGKVQEIPQNEKTPFYPRSPYAVAKLYAYWITVNYREAYNMFACNGILFNHESERRGETFVTRKITRAATRILVGNQKKLYLGNLSAKRDWGYAKDYVKGMWMILQQERPDDYVLATGETHEVREFCEKTFETLGIEIKWQGEGINEKGIIKKIDRNKTKEIIEKLKEKHPDLKEFKINTEHLKEGQEIIAVDPKYFRPTEVDILLGDPTKAKKQLGWEPETSFEELVKIMTEYDLGLAIKEKHRNEWIKE
- a CDS encoding GDP-L-fucose synthase family protein, with the translated sequence MEKNAKIYVAGHRGLVGSAIMKKLQKKGYTNIITRTHKELDLTDQKATREFFEKEKPEYVFLAAAKVGGILANDTYKADFIYQNIMIAANVIEASYRYGVKKLLNLGSSCIYPKYAKQPMKEEYLLTGELEPTNEPYAIAKISAIKMVRYFNEQYGTNFMSVMPTNLYGPNDNFNLETSHVLPALIRKFYLGKQLEEENYEKIKENIEKYPLGFGLDKTIDLDNKESIIKTLKQLGITKESITLWGTGEVYREFLYVDDMADACVYLMQNIEAEEMKKISSDYFVNIGTGKDITIKELAELIKETVGYTGEIIHDTTKPDGTPRKLLDVSKLHELGWKYRVELSEGIGKVLKVIVED
- a CDS encoding DnaD domain protein, translated to MEAALNSPYKDFISFYDEENKESLKYAIKRCIEKNKEKNKNLKKIEKIIENEKKEILKLLKYVQERS
- a CDS encoding DnaD domain protein, translated to MEAALNSPYKDFISFYDEENKESLKYAIKRCIEKNKEKNKNLKKIEKIIENEKKEILKLLKYVQERS